Proteins encoded in a region of the Triticum dicoccoides isolate Atlit2015 ecotype Zavitan chromosome 3A, WEW_v2.0, whole genome shotgun sequence genome:
- the LOC119268419 gene encoding uncharacterized protein LOC119268419, with translation MDKTSHGLGFGDRINSVNTSHYQSSVEHTAQHRDTLDSTSYSSFSFTNTKALKRKWGTMAGAEGTGDALLTLGLGRSPSSSDNSKVSSATACAMSPCSLKEADEESSVDLSLNFELSLGNDVAHFQRKSSAALVAKSPKLDLQLSLSTGSPESAVTCTNMVSPNIHDGLDIPVTYSLPAIIGNGSAPSSWGFEHSVVSSSYASEATYAFPFSKIPRQENGALASPVISSTMPASVKSSVASTSVVTNPQQRNLNTKTCQFPGCGKGARGASGHCIAHGGGRRCQKPGCQKGAEGRTIYCKAHGGGRRCEFLGCTKSAEGRTDHCIAHGGGRRCSNDGCSRAARGRSGLCIRHGGGKRCQQEKCTKSAEGHSGLCISHGGGRRCQFPECAKGAQGSTKFCKAHGGGKRCTFLGCTKGAEGSTPYCKGHGGGKRCLFEGGGVCPKSVHGGTQYCVAHGGGKRCAISDCTKSARGRTEYCVRHGGGKRCRFDGCVKSAQGSTDFCKAHGGGKRCSWGLPDSSFGIGTEQCDKFARSKTGLCSAHTALVQDHCVHGGGTLGPVIHHFATDVKPDEMEIAAAVKVDPVSMQSEPPLPEGRVHGGGLLALLSRGGNHTGPVGNSENGASVMMAWM, from the coding sequence ATGGACAAAACTTCTCATGGCCTTGGATTTGGTGATAGAATCAACTCGGTGAACACTTCTCATTACCAGAGTTCAGTTGAACATACTGCTCAGCATAGAGATACACTTGATTCCACATCATACTCCAGCTTTTCATTCACTAACACAAAAGCCCTGAAAAGGAAGTGGGGTACTATGGCGGGAGCAGAAGGTACTGGGGATGCATTACTCACTCTGGGTTTAGGCCGTTCACCAAGTTCATCTGACAATAGCAAAGTAAGCTCTGCCACAGCTTGTGCAATGTCTCCATGCTCGCTAAAGGAGGCTGATGAGGAGTCATCTGTTGATCTTAGCTTGAATTTTGAGCTTTCCCTTGGCAATGATGTTGCACACTTCCAAAGGAAATCCTCTGCTGCTTTGGTGGCCAAATCTCCTAAACTGGATCTTCAGTTGAGTTTATCCACTGGCTCACCTGAATCTGCTGTCACTTGTACAAATATGGTGTCACCAAATATTCATGATGGCTTGGACATACCAGTGACCTATTCATTACCAGCCATTATAGGGAATGGGTCAGCACCGTCTAGTTGGGGTTTTGAGCACTCTGTGGTTTCATCATCATATGCGTCTGAAGCAACATATGCCTTTCCATTTTCGAAGATACCCAGACAAGAGAATGGTGCTTTAGCTTCGCCAGTCATATCGTCAACTATGCCAGCAAGTGTGAAGAGCTCGGTTGCCTCTACTTCGGTGGTAACTAACCCTCAGCAGCGCAATCTTAACACTAAAACCTGCCAGTTCCCTGGATGTGGGAAAGGGGCAAGAGGTGCATCAGGGCATTGCATAGCCCATGGTGGTGGCAGGCGATGCCAGAAACCTGGTTGCCAGAAGGGTGCTGAAGGAAGGACCATATATTGCAAGGCCCATGGTGGAGGGAGGAGATGTGAGTTTCTTGGATGTACAAAGAGCGCTGAAGGGCGCACCGACCACTGCATTGCCCATGGCGGTGGCCGCCGGTGCAGTAATGATGGCTGCTCCCGTGCTGCCCGAGGAAGATCTGGCTTATGCATCAGGCATGGAGGTGGAAAAAGGTGTCAGCAGGAGAAGTGCACCAAGAGCGCAGAAGGTCATTCTGGCCTCTGCATCTCTCATGGGGGTGGGAGGCGATGCCAGTTTCCAGAATGTGCAAAGGGTGCACAGGGAAGCACAAAGTTCTGCAAGGCGCATGGTGGAGGCAAGCGCTGCACTTTCTTGGGCTGTACCAAAGGAGCTGAAGGCAGCACCCCTTACTGCAAGGGCCACGGAGGAGGCAAGCGCTGCTTATTTGAGGGTGGTGGAGTGTGCCCGAAGAGTGTGCATGGCGGGACGCAGTACTGTGTTGCGCATGGTGGTGGGAAGAGGTGCGCTATTTCCGATTGCACTAAGAGTGCTAGAGGGCGGACGGAGTACTGTGTGCGCCATGGTGGTGGCAAGAGATGCAGGTTCGACGGCTGTGTGAAGAGTGCGCAGGGGAGCACTGATTTCTGCAAGGCGCACGGGGGAGGCAAGCGCTGCTCATGGGGCCTGCCGGACTCGAGCTTCGGTATTGGCACAGAGCAGTGTGATAAATTTGCTCGCAGCAAGACTGGCCTCTGTTCAGCTCACACCGCTCTAGTCCAGGACCACTGTGTTCATGGTGGTGGTACATTAGGCCCTGTGATCCACCACTTCGCCACAGATGTTAAACCCGACGAGATGGAAATTGCTGCGGCAGTGAAGGTTGATCCTGTTTCGATGCAGTCGGAGCCTCCATTGCCGGAGGGCAGGGTGCATGGCGGCGGGCTGCTGGCGCTGCTTTCTCGCGGCGGAAACCACACAGGCCCTGTTGGTAACTCGGAGAACGGGGCCTCTGTCATGATGGCGTGGATGTGA
- the LOC119268420 gene encoding uncharacterized protein LOC119268420 isoform X1 translates to MGSLDSAAGSGSYKRAAAPAPVPRTPAGGGGAARRPGVRSRLARFVLVDKVDFLQWIGTGAAFFFVTILVYTFLPGSLVVENPTMLLPSRRASGGRGRGGTEAVLPRGLGGLETGEGLTFEPTRLRDKWARERSQDAQSLAELGRPVKRVGARKPRLALVFGDLSPDAMQLQMISVASVLEAMGYEMKVFSFEDGPCSSIWSTIGIPVEILPVDTKLLTSIDWLDYDGMLVNSIEARPVFSSLLQEPFKSVPVIWTVQETSLAHCIREYKSSGMTQILGGWQEVFSRANVIVFPNYILPVMYAAFDSGNYFVIPGSPAPAFQADRFIAKNYDKDVRISLSLGPRDFVIAMVGSQFSYDGLLMEEALVLQAVGPLLQQYPSENSTQTELKVRILTGNQTDKHRIALEAIALNVGFSRGAVEHVAVEDTDNLLAIANLVIYCSCLDEQSFPGVLVEAMILEKLVIAPDLGMITKYIDDGINGLLFPRKNIAMLSQVLLQVVSNGELSDLGKNIASVGKARAKDLMASETIEGYAVLLENVIKFPSETLTPLSAGEIPLPLKQEWKWHLFEDVKNLYNVNESLADCKMLQKMDWHRNRKDDPHSITPKIDETFSAIAWKEERANGIMSAKMKLEEEYLKERSDQPHGTWEEVYRNVKRVDRMKNELHERDEKELERTGQPLCIYEPFYGEGTWPFLHQSSLYRGIGLSSKGRRFGADDIDASSRLPLLNSGYYRDILGEFGAFFALANRIDRIHKNSWIGFQSWRVTARKANLSKNAESAMLEAIQTQKHGDAFYFWVRMDQDPRNHANQDFWSLCDAINAGNCRLAVLEAFQRMYGLQLDGDLNSLPRMPNDGDTWSVMQSWVMPTRSFLEFVMFSRMFVDALDAQMYDKHNQTGHCILSLHRDKHCYSGVLELIVNVWAFHSARRMVYVNPETGAMQEQHPLEGRRGQMSIQWFSYATLKSMDEDLAEEADADHPDRRWLWPQTGEVVWQGLYERERTMRQQEKERRKQQTKDKIQRMKKRARQKTIGRYIKPPSDDAGRLNDTRTDI, encoded by the exons ATGGGCTCCCTCGACAGCGCCGCCGGGTCGGGGAGCTACAAGCGCGCGGCGGCGCCGGCCCCGGTGCCGCGCACCccggcgggcggcgggggcgcggcGCGGAGGCCGGGCGTGAGATCCAGGCTCGCGCGGTTCGTGCTCGTCGACAAGGTGGACTTCCTTCAGTGGATCGGCACCGGCGCCGCCTTCTTCTTCGTCACCATTCTCGTGTACACCTTCCTCCCCGGATCGCTCGTCGTCGAGAACCCGACGATGCTGCTCCCTTCGCGACGCGCCAGCGGGGGACGGGGGCGGGGCGGGACCGAAGCCGTGCTGCCTCGCGGCCTCGGCGGGCTGGAGACCGGCGAGGGCCTCACGTTCGAGCCCACGAGGCTGCGGGACAAGTGGGCGAGGGAGCGGAGTCAGGATGCTCAGAGCTTGGCGGAGCTCGGGAGACCCGTCAAGAGGGTCGGGGCCCGGAAGCCGCGCCTCGCCTTG GTGTTTGGGGATCTCTCTCCCGACGCAATGCAGCTTCAGATGATCAGCGTCGCCTCGGTGCTGGAGGCGATGGGCTACGAAATGAAG GTTTTCTCATTTGAGGATGGCCCATGTAGTAGTATTTGGAGTACTATTGGCATACCAGTTGAGATCTTACCTGTGGACACAAAGTTACTCACTTCTATAGATTGGCTAGA CTATGATGGCATGCTTGTAAACTCAATTGAAGCAAGGCCAGTATTTTCAAG TCTTCTGCAGGAGCCTTTCAAATCCGTACCTGTCATTTGGACTGTGCAAGAGACTTCCCTCGCTCATTGTATTAGGGAATATAAGTCTAGTGGAATGACTCAAATCCTAGGTGGTTGGCAAGAAGTCTTTAGCAGGGCAAATGTTATAGTTTTTCCCAACTACATATTGCCG GTGATGTATGCTGCATTTGATTCTGGTAACTATTTCGTGATTCCAGGTTCTCCTGCACCAGCATTTCAAGCTGATAGATTCATTGCGAAAAATTATGACAAAGATGTGAGAATCAGCCTGAGTTTAGGTCCAAGAGATTTTGTAATTGCTATGGTTGGTAGTCAGTTTTCATATGATGGGCTTTTGATGGAAGAGGCACTTGTCTTGCAAGCAGTAGGACCTCTTTTACAGCAGTATCCTTCTGAGAATAGCACACAGACTGAACTGAAAGTGAGAATCTTGACAGGAAACCAAACTGATAAGCATAGGATAGCTCTTGAG GCCATTGCTTTAAATGTTGGCTTCTCAAGAGGTGCAGTGGAGCATGTTGCTGTTGAAGATACTGACAATCTCCTTGCTATAGCTAACCTTGTCATATACTGTTCTTGCCTTGATGAGCAATCCTTCCCCGGTGTGCTAGTTGAAGCTATGATTCTTGAGAAGCTGGTTATAGCTCCGGACCTTGGAATGATCACAAAATAT ATTGATGATGGGATAAATGGACTCCTTTTTCCAAGAAAGAATATCGCCATGTTAAGCCAAGTCCTACTGCAAGTGGTATCAAATGGGGAACTATCCGATCTAGGGAAAAATATTGCATCAGTTGGTAAAGCCCGTGCGAAGGATCTGATGGCTTCTGAAACCATTGAAGGCTATGCTGTACTATTGGAAAATGTTATCAAGTTTCCTTCCGAAACACTGACCCCGTTAAGTGCTGGGGAGATACCTTTACCTTTGAAACAAGAGTGGAAATGGCATCTATTTGAGGATGTGAAGAACTTATACAATGTGAATGAAAGTTTGGCTGACTGCAAGATGCTCCAGAAAATGGATTGGCACAGGAACAGAAAGGATGACCCTCACAGTATTACACCAAAGATTGATGAAACGTTCTCTGCTATTGCATGGAAGGAAGAAAGAGCAAATGGTATTATGAGCGCCAAAATGAAATTGGAAGAAGAGTAT TTGAAGGAGAGGAGTGACCAACCTCATGGAACATGGGAGGAAGTGTATAGAAATGTCAAAAGGGTGGATAGGATGAAAAATGAATTGCATGAAAGAGATGAAAAGGAGCTTGAACGGACAGGTCAGCCACTCTGTATATACGAACCCTTCTATGGGGAGGGAACTTGGCCCTTTCTGCATCAAAGCTCTCTGTATCGTGGAATTGGCCTG TCTTCAAAAGGTCGAAGATTCGGAGCAGATGACATTGATGCTTCTTCTCGTCTCCCGCTGCTCAACAGTGGGTACTACAGAGATATCCTTGGCGAATTTGGAGCTTTCTTTGCTCTGGCTAACAGAATTGACCGGATACACAAGAATTCTTGGATAGGATTTCAATCCTGGAGGGTGACTGCAAGAAAG GCGAACTTGTCAAAAAATGCTGAATCTGCAATGTTGGAAGCTATTCAAACTCAAAAGCATGGAGATGCCTTCTACTTTTGGGTTCGTATGGACCAAGATCCAagaaatcatgctaatcaagatttcTGGTCCCTCTGTGATGCGATTAATGCTGGGAACTGCAG GTTAGCTGTTTTGGAGGCTTTTCAAAGGATGTATGGCTTGCAGCTTGATGGAGATTTGAATTCTCTGCCACGTATGCCTAATGATGGAGACACGTGGTCTGTGATGCAAAGTTGGGTTATGCCTACGAGATCATTCCTGGAATTTGTAATGTTCTCAAG GATGTTTGTAGATGCGCTGGATGCACAGATGTACGACAAGCATAATCAAACTGGGCATTGCATCTTGAGTCTCCACAGG GACAAGCACTGCTACTCTGGTGTTCTCGAGTTGATTGTAAACGTTTGGGCGTTCCACAGTGCACGGCGGATGGTGTATGTAAACCCAGAGACTGGTGCAATGCAGGAGCAGCATCCGCTGGAGGGCAGGAGAGGTCAGATGTCAATCCAGTGGTTCTCCTACGCTACTCTGAAGAGCATGGACGAAGACTTGGCAGAAGAGGCTGATGCGGACCACCCCGACAGAAGGTGGCTCTGGCCACAAACTGGCGAAGTTGTGTGGCAAGGTCTGTACGAGCGGGAGAGGACCATGCGGCAGCAGGAGAAGGAGCGAAGGAAGCAACAGACCAAAGACAAgatccagagaatgaagaagagggctCGGCAAAAAACCATAGGGAGGTATATAAAGCCACCGTCAGATGATGCCGGTCGCTTAAACGACACAAGGACGGACATTTGA
- the LOC119268420 gene encoding uncharacterized protein LOC119268420 isoform X2, whose product MGSLDSAAGSGSYKRAAAPAPVPRTPAGGGGAARRPGVRSRLARFVLVDKVDFLQWIGTGAAFFFVTILVYTFLPGSLVVENPTMLLPSRRASGGRGRGGTEAVLPRGLGGLETGEGLTFEPTRLRDKWARERSQDAQSLAELGRPVKRVGARKPRLALVFGDLSPDAMQLQMISVASVLEAMGYEMKVFSFEDGPCSSIWSTIGIPVEILPVDTKLLTSIDWLDYDGMLVNSIEARPVFSSLLQEPFKSVPVIWTVQETSLAHCIREYKSSGMTQILGGWQEVFSRANVIVFPNYILPVMYAAFDSGNYFVIPGSPAPAFQADRFIAKNYDKDVRISLSLGPRDFVIAMVGSQFSYDGLLMEEALVLQAVGPLLQQYPSENSTQTELKVRILTGNQTDKHRIALEAIALNVGFSRGAVEHVAVEDTDNLLAIANLVIYCSCLDEQSFPGVLVEAMILEKLVIAPDLGMITKYIDDGINGLLFPRKNIAMLSQVLLQVVSNGELSDLGKNIASVGKARAKDLMASETIEGYAVLLENVIKFPSETLTPLSAGEIPLPLKQEWKWHLFEDVKNLYNVNESLADCKMLQKMDWHRNRKDDPHSITPKIDETFSAIAWKEERANGIMSAKMKLEEEYLKERSDQPHGTWEEVYRNVKRVDRMKNELHERDEKELERTGQPLCIYEPFYGEGTWPFLHQSSLYRGIGLSSKGRRFGADDIDASSRLPLLNSGYYRDILGEFGAFFALANRIDRIHKNSWIGFQSWRVTARKANLSKNAESAMLEAIQTQKHGDAFYFWVRMDQDPRNHANQDFWSLCDAINAGNCRLAVLEAFQRMYGLQLDGDLNSLPRMPNDGDTWSVMQSWVMPTRSFLEFVMFSRDAVL is encoded by the exons ATGGGCTCCCTCGACAGCGCCGCCGGGTCGGGGAGCTACAAGCGCGCGGCGGCGCCGGCCCCGGTGCCGCGCACCccggcgggcggcgggggcgcggcGCGGAGGCCGGGCGTGAGATCCAGGCTCGCGCGGTTCGTGCTCGTCGACAAGGTGGACTTCCTTCAGTGGATCGGCACCGGCGCCGCCTTCTTCTTCGTCACCATTCTCGTGTACACCTTCCTCCCCGGATCGCTCGTCGTCGAGAACCCGACGATGCTGCTCCCTTCGCGACGCGCCAGCGGGGGACGGGGGCGGGGCGGGACCGAAGCCGTGCTGCCTCGCGGCCTCGGCGGGCTGGAGACCGGCGAGGGCCTCACGTTCGAGCCCACGAGGCTGCGGGACAAGTGGGCGAGGGAGCGGAGTCAGGATGCTCAGAGCTTGGCGGAGCTCGGGAGACCCGTCAAGAGGGTCGGGGCCCGGAAGCCGCGCCTCGCCTTG GTGTTTGGGGATCTCTCTCCCGACGCAATGCAGCTTCAGATGATCAGCGTCGCCTCGGTGCTGGAGGCGATGGGCTACGAAATGAAG GTTTTCTCATTTGAGGATGGCCCATGTAGTAGTATTTGGAGTACTATTGGCATACCAGTTGAGATCTTACCTGTGGACACAAAGTTACTCACTTCTATAGATTGGCTAGA CTATGATGGCATGCTTGTAAACTCAATTGAAGCAAGGCCAGTATTTTCAAG TCTTCTGCAGGAGCCTTTCAAATCCGTACCTGTCATTTGGACTGTGCAAGAGACTTCCCTCGCTCATTGTATTAGGGAATATAAGTCTAGTGGAATGACTCAAATCCTAGGTGGTTGGCAAGAAGTCTTTAGCAGGGCAAATGTTATAGTTTTTCCCAACTACATATTGCCG GTGATGTATGCTGCATTTGATTCTGGTAACTATTTCGTGATTCCAGGTTCTCCTGCACCAGCATTTCAAGCTGATAGATTCATTGCGAAAAATTATGACAAAGATGTGAGAATCAGCCTGAGTTTAGGTCCAAGAGATTTTGTAATTGCTATGGTTGGTAGTCAGTTTTCATATGATGGGCTTTTGATGGAAGAGGCACTTGTCTTGCAAGCAGTAGGACCTCTTTTACAGCAGTATCCTTCTGAGAATAGCACACAGACTGAACTGAAAGTGAGAATCTTGACAGGAAACCAAACTGATAAGCATAGGATAGCTCTTGAG GCCATTGCTTTAAATGTTGGCTTCTCAAGAGGTGCAGTGGAGCATGTTGCTGTTGAAGATACTGACAATCTCCTTGCTATAGCTAACCTTGTCATATACTGTTCTTGCCTTGATGAGCAATCCTTCCCCGGTGTGCTAGTTGAAGCTATGATTCTTGAGAAGCTGGTTATAGCTCCGGACCTTGGAATGATCACAAAATAT ATTGATGATGGGATAAATGGACTCCTTTTTCCAAGAAAGAATATCGCCATGTTAAGCCAAGTCCTACTGCAAGTGGTATCAAATGGGGAACTATCCGATCTAGGGAAAAATATTGCATCAGTTGGTAAAGCCCGTGCGAAGGATCTGATGGCTTCTGAAACCATTGAAGGCTATGCTGTACTATTGGAAAATGTTATCAAGTTTCCTTCCGAAACACTGACCCCGTTAAGTGCTGGGGAGATACCTTTACCTTTGAAACAAGAGTGGAAATGGCATCTATTTGAGGATGTGAAGAACTTATACAATGTGAATGAAAGTTTGGCTGACTGCAAGATGCTCCAGAAAATGGATTGGCACAGGAACAGAAAGGATGACCCTCACAGTATTACACCAAAGATTGATGAAACGTTCTCTGCTATTGCATGGAAGGAAGAAAGAGCAAATGGTATTATGAGCGCCAAAATGAAATTGGAAGAAGAGTAT TTGAAGGAGAGGAGTGACCAACCTCATGGAACATGGGAGGAAGTGTATAGAAATGTCAAAAGGGTGGATAGGATGAAAAATGAATTGCATGAAAGAGATGAAAAGGAGCTTGAACGGACAGGTCAGCCACTCTGTATATACGAACCCTTCTATGGGGAGGGAACTTGGCCCTTTCTGCATCAAAGCTCTCTGTATCGTGGAATTGGCCTG TCTTCAAAAGGTCGAAGATTCGGAGCAGATGACATTGATGCTTCTTCTCGTCTCCCGCTGCTCAACAGTGGGTACTACAGAGATATCCTTGGCGAATTTGGAGCTTTCTTTGCTCTGGCTAACAGAATTGACCGGATACACAAGAATTCTTGGATAGGATTTCAATCCTGGAGGGTGACTGCAAGAAAG GCGAACTTGTCAAAAAATGCTGAATCTGCAATGTTGGAAGCTATTCAAACTCAAAAGCATGGAGATGCCTTCTACTTTTGGGTTCGTATGGACCAAGATCCAagaaatcatgctaatcaagatttcTGGTCCCTCTGTGATGCGATTAATGCTGGGAACTGCAG GTTAGCTGTTTTGGAGGCTTTTCAAAGGATGTATGGCTTGCAGCTTGATGGAGATTTGAATTCTCTGCCACGTATGCCTAATGATGGAGACACGTGGTCTGTGATGCAAAGTTGGGTTATGCCTACGAGATCATTCCTGGAATTTGTAATGTTCTCAAG AGATGCTGTTTTGTAG